A genomic region of Eucalyptus grandis isolate ANBG69807.140 chromosome 5, ASM1654582v1, whole genome shotgun sequence contains the following coding sequences:
- the LOC104444865 gene encoding putative cysteine-rich receptor-like protein kinase 9 has translation MLTNERGNWTKSSSPTPAPGRAAANLVLGTPVGAQTYVQERCADRGDYASPSKFQDNLSSLLPRGNSADYSKGPIRGFYNTTEGEDPDKVYGLFLCRGDVASDLCQTCIRNASSTIIDRCPGQKEATIWYDECLLRYSNRSFFSFMETEPIIFVIDPESNSVTFNKIVEQTFDNEDFAAKVTDLFVRNVTDNAISSESLYTTINVSVSSSVTLHERAQCTPDISKSACKSCLLSAVKNFSTALNLKRGGARILQPSCYVLYRMYFAGEPGGQAPAPSATSKGLKRIPWITIVSSVIGSGLLIIIVGSCLFFMRKKRLKKEMEDSQEVQLLHLRQEIGEEFSKENSRGLAGSQELSLMRLDIIRAATGNFSDECKLGEGGLVLCTGAHWQMEKKLQLRGFQKPQAKDSSS, from the exons ATGTTGACGAATGAACGTGGGAATTGGACTAAGTCGTCTTCGCCAACCCCGGCACCTGGGAGAGCAGCTGCAAACTTGGTTCTTG GCACTCCTGTCGGTGCACAGACATATGTTCAGGAGCGGTGTGCAGATAGGGGCGACTACGCTTCTCCTAGCAAGTTTCAGGACAACCTCAGCAGCCTCCTCCCCAGGGGCAACTCCGCTGATTACAGCAAAGGACCCATTCGCGGTTTCTACAACACAACAGAAGGTGAAGATCCAGACAAAGTTTATGGTCTCTTCCTCTGCAG AGGGGATGTTGCCTCCGATCTCTGTCAGACTTGCATCCGTAACGCTAGCAGCACCATCATAGACAGATGTCCAGGACAGAAAGAGGCAACCATATGGTACGACGAGTGTCTCCTGCGCTACTCTAACAGATCgttcttctctttcatggaGACAGAACCGATTATTTTTGTTATCGACCCTGAGAGCAATTCAGTTACCTTCAACAAGATTGTGGAGCAAACTTTCGATAACGAGGACTTTGCAGCAAAAGTGACAGATTTGTTCGTGAGAAATGTCACGGACAATGCGATCTCCTCGGAAAGCTTATACACAACCATAAACGTTAGTGTCTCAAGTTCAGTGACCCTGCATGAGCGTGCACAGTGCACCCCTGACATCTCAAAGTCAGCTTGTAAGAGTTGCTTGCTTTCTGCTGTCAAAAATTTTTCTACCGCTCTTAATCTTAAAAGGGGAGGTGCGAGAATTCTTCAGCCAAGTTGTTATGTACTGTACCGAATGTATTTTGCTGGGGAACCTGGAGGACAAGCACCAGCACCTTCTGCAACCAGTAAAG GGCTCAAACGAATTCCATGGATTACAATAGTTAGCTCAGTAATAGGATCGGGGTTACTAATAATCATCGTGGGTTCGTGTCTTTTCTTTATGAGGAAAAAGAGATTGAAGAAAG AGATGGAAGACAGCCAAGAGGTTCAGTTACTTCATCTACGACAAGAAATTGGAGAAGAGTTTTCAAAGGAAAACTCTCGTGGACTGGCGGGTTCTCAAGAATTATCTCTGATGCGATTAGACATCATACGAGCAGCCACAGGAAACTTCTCCGATGAATGTAAACTTGGGGAAGGGGGTTTGGTTCTGTGTACAGG GGCACATTGgcagatggaaaagaaattgcagTTAAGAGGCTTTCAAAAACCTCAGGCCAAGGACTCATCGAGTTGA